The DNA segment CGCTGCGAGTCGGGCACCGCGCGGATCGCCTCCTGGGCGGAGATGATCACGATCGGCAGGATGAGCAGGCCGACGGTGAACGCGGCGGCGATCACCGACCCGTAGCCGATGTCCAGCAACCCGACGAACAGGCCGAGCCCGAGCAGGCCGTAGACGACCGACGGGACCCCGGCGAGGTTGGCGATGTTGAGCTGGATGAACGTCGTCAGTGGGCCGTCGCTCGCGTACTCTTCGAGGTAGACCGCCGCGCCCACGCCGAGCGGGAAGGTGATCAGCGCGATGAGGAGCATGATGGCGATCGAGCCGACGATCGCCGGGAGGAAGCCGGCCTGGTCCGGGAACGGGTGCGGTGGACTCGTGAGGAAGCCCCAGTCGAGCCAGCCGACGGCGTCGACGGCGACGTTCGCGAGCAAAAGTGCCAGCGAGACGATTCCGACGAGCGTCGCGCCTAGTGCGAGCAGTCGGAAGGCGACGTCTTTGCGGCGACTGATCCGGCCGAACGTGGCGTCAGAGTGTGCGCCGGTCGATTCGGCCGCCATCAGTGGTACACCTCCCTGTAGCGCGAGGCGACGAACTCACTGATCAGGTTCATGGCGAACGTGATGACGAACAGCGTGAGGCCGACCGCGAAGAGGCTCTGGTACTGCACGCCCTGGCTGACCATGTCGCCGGTCCCGATCTCGACCATCGCGGCCGTCATCGTCTGGACCGAATCCAGGAACATCCCGGCCGGGTTCGTCAGATCGGCCATCTGCGGCGTCTGACCGGCCGCCATGGCGACGATCATGGTTTCCCCGATCGCCCGGGAGAGGGCGAGGATGAACGAGGAGAAGATGCCCGACAGCGCGGCCGGGACGACGATCGTCGTGGAGACGGTGAACTTCGTCGCGCCGAGGCCGTAGCCGGCCTGACGGAGCGAGTCTGGCACGGCGCTCATCGCGTCCTCGCTGATCGAAGAGACCATCGGGATGATCATGATGCCGACCATGATCGACGCCGAGAGGGCGTTGAACGTCCCGATGGGGAGAAACCTGTCGAGAAACGGCGTGACGTAGACGAGTGCGAAGTAGCCGTAGACGACCGTCGGGACGCCGGCGAGCACTTCGAGAGCGGGTTTGAGGTACGCGCGCCGACGCTCCGAGGCGTACTCGGAGAGGTAGATCGCAGTCAGCAGGCCGATCGGCAGTGCGACCGCCGCGGCGCCGATCGTGACCGTGAGGGTCCCGGAAATCAACGGCAGAACGCCGAAAGAGACCGGTTCGTGACTCGGTGCCCAGTTCGTTCCCGTGAGGAAGTCGACGATCGACACCGTCCCGAAGAAGTCGACGGCGTCGACAAGCAGCGTGAGGATAATTGCGACGGTCGTCGCGATCGAGAGG comes from the Halovivax cerinus genome and includes:
- the pstA gene encoding phosphate ABC transporter permease PstA — encoded protein: MAAESTGAHSDATFGRISRRKDVAFRLLALGATLVGIVSLALLLANVAVDAVGWLDWGFLTSPPHPFPDQAGFLPAIVGSIAIMLLIALITFPLGVGAAVYLEEYASDGPLTTFIQLNIANLAGVPSVVYGLLGLGLFVGLLDIGYGSVIAAAFTVGLLILPIVIISAQEAIRAVPDSQRQASYGMGATKWQTIRNVVLPRAMPGIMTGTILALGRAIGETAPLIMIAAPTTVFGVPTGLLSKASAMPLQIYNWASYPQQAFQYGVVAAGVVTLLVILLTINSIAIVIRNRFEQST
- the pstC gene encoding phosphate ABC transporter permease subunit PstC, which translates into the protein MSQPDFSHDGIRTLRGTTFRYLFLLCALLSIATTVAIILTLLVDAVDFFGTVSIVDFLTGTNWAPSHEPVSFGVLPLISGTLTVTIGAAAVALPIGLLTAIYLSEYASERRRAYLKPALEVLAGVPTVVYGYFALVYVTPFLDRFLPIGTFNALSASIMVGIMIIPMVSSISEDAMSAVPDSLRQAGYGLGATKFTVSTTIVVPAALSGIFSSFILALSRAIGETMIVAMAAGQTPQMADLTNPAGMFLDSVQTMTAAMVEIGTGDMVSQGVQYQSLFAVGLTLFVITFAMNLISEFVASRYREVYH